One Sphaerisporangium krabiense DNA segment encodes these proteins:
- a CDS encoding FHA domain-containing protein FhaB/FipA, which produces MSELTLLLIRLAFLAVLWFFVIAAVGVIRTDLFGSRATAQAPARKPAKPARQPTKPKKGEPRQLIVTGGPLQGTIIDLTETPITIGRANDATLVLSDDYASSRHARLFPQDGQWIVEDLGSTNGTYLDRSKVTRPTPVHLGVPIRIGKTVIELRK; this is translated from the coding sequence ATGTCCGAGCTCACTCTGCTGCTGATCCGGCTCGCGTTCCTCGCGGTGCTGTGGTTCTTTGTGATTGCCGCGGTGGGAGTGATCCGGACAGACTTGTTCGGATCACGGGCGACGGCCCAGGCCCCTGCACGTAAACCGGCGAAACCCGCACGTCAGCCGACCAAGCCGAAGAAGGGAGAGCCGAGGCAGTTGATCGTGACCGGTGGCCCACTGCAAGGAACCATCATCGACCTCACGGAGACGCCAATCACTATCGGTCGGGCGAATGACGCCACGCTGGTTCTCAGCGACGATTACGCTTCCAGCCGGCACGCCCGGCTGTTCCCCCAGGACGGTCAGTGGATCGTGGAAGACCTCGGCTCGACCAACGGAACCTATCTTGACCGCTCTAAAGTGACCCGCCCGACTCCGGTGCACCTCGGCGTTCCGATCCGCATCGGCAAAACCGTCATCGAATTGCGCAAATGA
- a CDS encoding FhaA domain-containing protein, with protein MGVLQRFERRLEGLVEGAFARAFKSDLQPVEVASAVQREMDERAAIVAQGRTLVPNDFVVELSTTDAERLEVYADSISHELANLAREYAKEQGYSFVGPVRVRFETADDLAVGLFRIRSGVIRGATVEQDEIRHPVSDLPPGRPSAFGGRPRLLVSTQDDPQGQRSYELTTPVTLLGRGTDCDLRLVDPGVSRHHAELRVEGPTVALVDLGSTNGTFVNGQPVRRIELNDGTRVTLGRTTLVFRRD; from the coding sequence GTGGGAGTCCTTCAGCGCTTCGAGCGCAGGCTCGAAGGCTTGGTTGAGGGGGCCTTTGCGCGGGCGTTCAAGTCTGACCTTCAGCCGGTCGAGGTCGCCAGCGCGGTGCAGCGAGAGATGGACGAACGCGCCGCGATCGTGGCGCAGGGCCGCACTCTCGTGCCCAACGACTTCGTGGTCGAGCTGTCCACGACCGACGCCGAGCGGCTGGAGGTGTACGCCGACAGCATCAGCCACGAGCTCGCCAACCTCGCCAGGGAGTACGCCAAGGAACAGGGGTACTCGTTCGTGGGGCCCGTCCGGGTTCGCTTCGAGACCGCCGACGATCTGGCGGTCGGCCTCTTCCGCATCCGCTCGGGCGTGATCCGCGGCGCGACGGTGGAGCAGGACGAGATCAGGCACCCGGTGAGCGACCTTCCTCCGGGAAGGCCGAGCGCGTTCGGCGGCCGTCCGCGTCTGCTGGTCTCCACCCAGGACGACCCGCAGGGCCAGCGGTCGTACGAGCTGACGACTCCTGTGACGCTCCTCGGAAGGGGCACCGACTGCGATCTGCGGTTGGTGGATCCGGGCGTCTCCCGGCATCATGCCGAGCTCAGGGTCGAGGGCCCGACCGTCGCTTTGGTCGACCTCGGTTCCACGAACGGCACTTTCGTCAACGGCCAGCCGGTTCGCCGGATCGAACTCAACGACGGCACCCGTGTGACCTTGGGGCGCACAACTCTGGTGTTCCGGCGCGATTAA